One genomic window of Ziziphus jujuba cultivar Dongzao chromosome 4, ASM3175591v1 includes the following:
- the LOC107416545 gene encoding NADPH-dependent diflavin oxidoreductase 1 isoform X4, producing MEERPMLLILYATQTGNALDVAEQVGREAERRACAVRLLSLDEYDASSLPRENAVVFVVSTTGQGDAPDSMKGFWKYLLQRNLGQHWLEGVHYAVFGLGDSGYQKFNFVAKKLDRRLSDLGATAIVERALGDDQHPSGYEAALDPWMTSLWNMLNKVNPNLFPNGPGFLISYEKSIGQPKIQITYHTIDKEGSEFSTNSDLKHIEMQIERARTMSPGKFSNNKNRPDCFLKMIKNQLLTKEGCGKDVRHLEFEFVSPAVEYEVGDVLEVLPGQNPTAVDAFIRRCNLDPEVFVTVSPVEVENNLLRSHLNAAKFPIKLKSFVELTMDIASASPRRYLFEVMSIFATAQHEKERLQYFASPEGRDDLYQYNQKERRTVLEVVSSIGGFSFSSNAI from the exons ATGGAAGAAAGACCTATGCTATTGATACTCTACGCGACTCAGACCGGAAATGCGTTGGACGTGGCGGAGCAAGTTGGCCGTGAAGCCGAGCGCCGAGCCTGTGCCGTCAGGCTTCTTTCTCTGGACGAATACGACGCC AGTTCCTTACCTCGTGAAAACGCTGTCGTTTTTGTTGTTTCTACAACAGGCCAGGGCGATGCTCCTGATTCCATgaag GGCTTTTGGAAATACCTTCTTCAGAGGAACCTAGGTCAGCATTGGCTAGAAGGAGTTCATTATGCTGTGTTTGGTCTCGGTGATTCTGGGTACCAGAAATttaat TTTGTTGCAAAGAAGCTTGACAGGAGACTTTCAGATCTTGGGGCAACTGCCATAGTTGAAAGAGCTTTAGGAGATGATCAACACCCGTCAGG GTATGAGGCTGCTCTGGATCCATGGATGACATCATTGTGGAATATGTTGAATAAGGTCAATCCCAACCTCTTCCCAAATGGTCCTGGTTTTTTGATCTCATATGAGAAATCAATTGGTCAACCAAAAATTCAGATCACATATCATACTATTGATAAAGAGGGTTCAGAATTTTCAACTAATTCAG ATCTAAAACACATTGAGATGCAAATTGAGAGAGCTCGAACAATGTCGcctggaaaattttcaaacaacaAGAATAGGCCTGACTGCTTTCTTAAAATG ATCAAAAATCAACTATTGACCAAAGAAGGTTGTGGAAAAGATGTGCGCCacttggaatttgaatttgtatCACCT GCTGTTGAATATGAAGTTGGCGATGTCCTTGAGGTCCTCCCTGGCCAGAATCCTACTGCAGTAGACGCTTTCATCAGGCGTTGTAATTTGGACCCTGAAGTATTTGTAACT GTTAGCCCTGTTGAGGTGGAGAATAACCTTCTTCGTTCTCATTTAAATGCTGCAAAATTTCCTATCAAGTTAAAATCTTTTGTGGAATTGACAATGGATATTGCATCAGCTTCCCCTCGGCGCTATTTATTTGAG GTTATGAGTATTTTTGCTACAGCTCAACATGAAAAGGAAAGACTTCAATATTTTGCGTCACCAGAAGGAAGAGATGACCTATACCAATACAATCAGAAGGAACGGAGGACTGTTCTGGAGGTGGTGTCAA GTATTGGAGGATTTTCCTTCAGTTCAAATGCCATTTGA